CCAGACCCCGCTCCTCGCCCTCTCCCCGCTCGACGGCCGTTACGCCGGCCAGGTTGATCCGCTGCGCGGCTTGTTCTCCGAATACGGCCTGATGAAATTCCGCATCAAGGTCGAGCTCGAATGGCTGAAGATGCTGGCCGCCGAGCCGGGCATCGAGGAAGTGAAGCCGTTCTCCGAGTCGACGATCCGCGAGATCGACGACCTGATCGCCGAATTCAGCCTCGAACACGCCGAGGCGATCAAGGCGATCGAGGCGCGCACCAACCACGACGTGAAGGCGATCGAGTACTGGCTGAAAGAGCGGCTGTCGGACAACCCGGAAGTGGTCGCCGCCAGCGAGTTCATCCACTTCGCGTGCACGTCGGAAGACATCAACAACCTCAGCCACGCGCTGATGCTGAAGACCGCGCGCAACACCGTGATGCTGCCGGCGCTCGACGAACTGATCGGCCGCTACACCGAGCTCGCGCATGACCTCGCCGCGCTGCCGATGATGAGCCGCACGCACGGCCAGCCGGCGACGCCGAGCACCCTGGGCAAGGAGATGGCCAACGTCGTCTACCGCCTGAAGCGCCAGCGCGAACAGCTGGTCAAGCAGGAACTGTTGGGCAAGATCAACGGCGCGGTCGGCAACTACAACGCCCACCTCGCCGCCTACCCGCTGGTCGACTGGGAAAGCCTCGCTGAGCGTTTCGTGTCGGGCCTCGGCCTCACCTTCAACCCGTACACGATCCAGATCGAACCGCACGACTACATGGCCGAGCTGTTCCAGATCCAGACGCGCGTGAACACCATCCTGATCGACGCCAACCGCGACATCTGGGGCTACATCTCGCTCGGCTACTTCAAGCAGAAGGTCAAGGCCGGCGAAGTCGGCAGCTCGACCATGCCGCACAAGGTCAACCCGATCGACTTCGAGAACTCGGAAGGCAACCTCGGCATCGCCAACGCACTGTTGTCGCACCTGGCCGAGAAGCTGCCGCTGTCGCGCTGGCAGCGCGACCTGACCGACTCGACCGTGCTGCGCAATATGGGCGTCGCCTTCGGCTACAGCCTGCTCGGCTACAAGTCCTGCCAGCGCGGCCTCTCCAAGCTCGAAGCCAACCCCGCCGCGCTGAAGGCCGACCTCGACGCGACCTGGGAGCTGTTGGCCGAGCCGATTCAGACCGTGATGCGCCGCTACGGCATCGCCAACCCGTACGAGCAGCTCAAGGAGCTGACGCGCGGCAAAGACGGCATCAGCCGCGACGCGCTGGCCGCCTTCATCAAGACGCTCGAGATCCCCGAAGCGGAAAAAGAGCGCCTCTTGACGCTGTCGCCGGACAGCTACCTCGGCAAGGCCGAAGAGCTCGCGCGCCGCATCTGAGCGCGTTTCGCCCCACAAAAAAGCGCCTGCTCATGCAGGCGCTTTTTTTGGGCCCGATGAAACGGGCCAACGGGCCTAAGCCGAAAAAAGGCATGAAAAAACCCGCGCTGTCTTGGCGACAGCGCGGGTTTTTCTGTATTTGGTTGCGGGGGCAGGATTTGAACCTACGACCTTCGGGTTATGAGCCCGACGAGCTACCAGACTGCTCCACCCCGCGTCAGAGAAGACAAAATATACGGCAAGGATCGCTTACCGTCAAGAACTATCTCAAACCGTCCAGTCGACCCAGCCGAACTTCCATGACAGCAGGATGAACAGGCCGAACACGATGCGGTACCACGCGAACGGCACGTAGTTGTGGCCGGACACGAAGCGGATCAGGCCGCGCACCGCGACGAAGGCGCTGAGGAAGGCCGCGACGAAGCCGACGCCGATCACCGAGAGGTTGGCCGAGCCGAACAGTTCGTGGTGCTTGTAGACGTCGTAGAAGGTCGCCGCGAACATCACCGGCACCGCGAGGAAGAACGAGAACTCGGTCGCCGCCTGGCGCGACAGGCCGAAGGCGATGCCGCCGATGATGGTCGACCCCGAACGCGACGTCCCCGGGATCAGCGCCAGCATCTGCGCGAGGCCGACCTTCAGCGCGTCCAGCGGACGCATCTCGTCGACCGAGCGCACGCGCACATGGTTGTCGCGCCGCTCCACCCACAGAATGACCAGACCGCCGACGACCAGCGCGGTCGCGACGCTGACCGCGTTGAATAGGTGCGCCTTGATCGGCTTGATGAACAGCGCTCCCATGATCGCCGCCGGCAGGAAGGCGATGAAAAGGTTCAGCACGAAGCGGTTGGCCAGGCGGTCGCGCCCGAGGCCGCGCGCCACGCCGATGAAGCGCGCGCGGTATTCCCACACGATGGCGAGAATGGCGCCCAGCTGGATCACCACCTCGAACACCTTGCCGTCGTTCTGGAAGTTGATCAGGTCGCCGATCACGATCAGGTGGCCGGTACTGGAAATCGGCAGGAACTCGGTCAGGCCTTCGACAAAGCCAAGAAGCAGCGCCTTGGCCAACATCAGAATATCCACGTGTAATTCTCGGTCGGATTCGAAATAAAGAAAGGCAGCCTATGCTGCCCCTGGCAGGATCAAACCGGTCTTACCGGCTTAC
This DNA window, taken from Crenobacter cavernae, encodes the following:
- the purB gene encoding adenylosuccinate lyase, producing the protein MNQTPLLALSPLDGRYAGQVDPLRGLFSEYGLMKFRIKVELEWLKMLAAEPGIEEVKPFSESTIREIDDLIAEFSLEHAEAIKAIEARTNHDVKAIEYWLKERLSDNPEVVAASEFIHFACTSEDINNLSHALMLKTARNTVMLPALDELIGRYTELAHDLAALPMMSRTHGQPATPSTLGKEMANVVYRLKRQREQLVKQELLGKINGAVGNYNAHLAAYPLVDWESLAERFVSGLGLTFNPYTIQIEPHDYMAELFQIQTRVNTILIDANRDIWGYISLGYFKQKVKAGEVGSSTMPHKVNPIDFENSEGNLGIANALLSHLAEKLPLSRWQRDLTDSTVLRNMGVAFGYSLLGYKSCQRGLSKLEANPAALKADLDATWELLAEPIQTVMRRYGIANPYEQLKELTRGKDGISRDALAAFIKTLEIPEAEKERLLTLSPDSYLGKAEELARRI
- a CDS encoding undecaprenyl-diphosphate phosphatase, which gives rise to MDILMLAKALLLGFVEGLTEFLPISSTGHLIVIGDLINFQNDGKVFEVVIQLGAILAIVWEYRARFIGVARGLGRDRLANRFVLNLFIAFLPAAIMGALFIKPIKAHLFNAVSVATALVVGGLVILWVERRDNHVRVRSVDEMRPLDALKVGLAQMLALIPGTSRSGSTIIGGIAFGLSRQAATEFSFFLAVPVMFAATFYDVYKHHELFGSANLSVIGVGFVAAFLSAFVAVRGLIRFVSGHNYVPFAWYRIVFGLFILLSWKFGWVDWTV